The Caulifigura coniformis genome includes a region encoding these proteins:
- a CDS encoding S8 family serine peptidase, whose protein sequence is MEKLDSKLSASHDPLKEERYFVLAVPVPELEKESTDKRKAPDGTFAEETDFGGAHCKIFDRLGLDLLQVTSDGKAVVHADKLTFSQLSNRAARLPTLGVREQARWATIDSFDLPQPSLRVDDEWLHSLPQSELSDVIVELQPILRRREADEVMRAILALMNREGETLTANGADFSGRRWVRGRFTRASVRAVAKDFYSVQSLHAPLYSLAAAQRGTRATVTTGRSGQHPVVAADLPCVAVVDMGVPDSHIILSPYRRGQFYGQSVARQAIGNHGSLVASRVVFGDHSSHESIAGATPACSFYDAMIGSVPHFGNTFHDKAVIDALSGVRGAAPDVRVFNLSIGDHKTFSDFNETDLREKRLTLQDLDNFAFANDCVLVVAAGNSVPGTAPAPPYPEHLKDSRWALGPWASGFNTWICGSYVSRITSGGLVVHSGWPSAFTRIGPGLCNCPTPNFGAPGGNCDDAYRVGNNGHGVWGIAANGLGEDHCGSSHAAPILAREVAFTLRELQRYCVQGTTPFAVTAKAFLSLTATRTTEDAEVRELAGWTLGRGKASVQRLRSPATGSAVILWQGYIESSKDTVRVQLPIPKQWLASAEKPVLRLIVCSDPPVNEAAKNDWACRKTVARLHPSPDAKAVRAPRGGHYSYPLIDRTYDLQRHKPGESEEAPEDLWVLELSYEEIAPYVAAVEFDPRQRVAFAAELLDLSENPVDPQPMMQALPIAASMTRLSVTATPIRPPVIVRTL, encoded by the coding sequence ATGGAGAAACTCGACTCGAAGCTCAGCGCCTCACATGATCCACTCAAGGAGGAGCGATATTTTGTCTTAGCGGTTCCGGTCCCAGAGCTCGAAAAGGAATCTACCGACAAGCGCAAGGCCCCGGATGGAACCTTTGCGGAAGAAACTGACTTCGGCGGTGCTCATTGCAAGATCTTCGACCGCCTCGGGCTGGATCTATTGCAGGTTACGTCTGACGGCAAAGCAGTTGTTCACGCCGACAAACTGACGTTCTCGCAGTTGTCGAATCGAGCAGCGAGGCTGCCGACACTTGGCGTTCGCGAGCAAGCTCGCTGGGCGACAATCGACTCGTTTGACCTACCGCAGCCCAGTCTACGAGTTGACGATGAGTGGCTGCATTCTCTACCGCAATCAGAGTTGAGCGACGTAATAGTTGAGCTTCAGCCGATCTTGCGGAGACGCGAAGCCGACGAAGTAATGCGAGCGATTCTCGCTTTGATGAATCGTGAGGGAGAAACGCTCACCGCTAATGGGGCAGATTTCTCTGGTCGAAGGTGGGTACGCGGGAGATTCACGCGAGCATCCGTTCGTGCAGTAGCGAAGGATTTTTACTCGGTCCAGTCGTTGCACGCGCCGTTGTATTCGTTGGCAGCCGCTCAACGGGGGACTCGCGCAACTGTAACTACAGGTCGATCTGGTCAACATCCGGTGGTTGCTGCCGATCTTCCATGCGTTGCGGTCGTAGACATGGGAGTTCCCGATAGCCACATAATACTGTCCCCCTACAGAAGAGGGCAGTTTTACGGGCAATCAGTCGCTCGCCAAGCGATCGGGAATCACGGTTCACTCGTCGCGTCCCGCGTTGTCTTCGGCGACCATTCGTCGCATGAGAGCATCGCTGGCGCAACGCCGGCATGCTCATTCTATGACGCGATGATTGGAAGTGTCCCCCACTTTGGCAATACGTTCCATGATAAGGCCGTCATCGATGCTCTCTCAGGCGTTCGGGGCGCGGCGCCGGATGTTCGTGTCTTTAATTTAAGCATTGGCGACCACAAGACTTTTTCAGATTTCAATGAGACAGATCTCCGAGAGAAGCGGCTCACGCTGCAGGATTTGGACAACTTTGCTTTCGCGAACGACTGTGTCCTAGTAGTGGCCGCAGGCAACTCCGTGCCTGGAACTGCGCCAGCACCTCCATACCCAGAGCATCTTAAGGATTCAAGATGGGCACTCGGGCCGTGGGCTTCCGGATTCAATACGTGGATTTGCGGAAGCTACGTGTCGCGAATTACTTCGGGTGGTCTCGTAGTTCACAGTGGATGGCCGAGCGCGTTTACTCGAATCGGACCTGGGCTCTGTAACTGCCCGACTCCGAATTTTGGTGCACCCGGTGGCAACTGTGACGACGCGTATCGTGTTGGTAACAACGGACACGGTGTCTGGGGTATCGCCGCGAATGGTCTAGGAGAAGACCATTGTGGGTCGTCGCACGCGGCGCCAATTCTTGCTCGCGAAGTGGCGTTCACTCTTCGCGAACTGCAACGCTACTGCGTTCAAGGAACCACGCCGTTCGCGGTGACTGCGAAGGCGTTCTTGTCGCTGACTGCGACAAGGACGACGGAGGACGCCGAAGTTCGGGAATTGGCGGGTTGGACGCTTGGACGAGGAAAAGCCTCAGTGCAGCGACTGCGATCCCCGGCTACAGGCAGTGCCGTGATCCTTTGGCAAGGATACATCGAGTCATCGAAGGATACGGTCAGAGTTCAGTTGCCAATACCGAAGCAATGGCTCGCGTCGGCTGAGAAACCAGTGCTCCGGCTCATTGTCTGTAGTGACCCTCCCGTGAACGAGGCCGCTAAGAACGACTGGGCTTGCCGGAAGACCGTCGCCAGATTGCATCCAAGTCCGGACGCTAAAGCAGTTCGAGCTCCGCGAGGTGGCCACTATTCATATCCGTTGATCGACCGAACGTATGATTTGCAGCGGCACAAACCAGGGGAAAGTGAAGAAGCACCCGAAGATTTGTGGGTGCTGGAGTTGTCTTACGAAGAGATCGCGCCGTATGTCGCGGCGGTCGAGTTTGATCCAAGACAACGCGTTGCGTTCGCTGCCGAACTGCTGGATTTGAGCGAAAACCCTGTAGATCCCCAGCCTATGATGCAGGCACTTCCTATCGCGGCAAGTATGACTCGACTGTCTGTGACCGCAACGCCTATCCGACCTCCAGTCATAGTTCGGACGCTGTGA
- a CDS encoding AAA family ATPase — protein MPTTRELTELFRAIAENDNQQASAIASRICRSEETKGHRSLARTLRGALAAGELKGPFPSPQPSEPFSNGSALLSTALLRLDSGCPISSITLEPTLRDELETIIGEWSGRDKLQRYGLQPRSKLLFYGPPGCGKSMTARAIATELAMPVYMARFDALIGAYLGQTAIHLRQIFDFVERTPCVLLLDELDALGKQRGNPLDVGELDRIVIALMQELEHSRPLGLIIATSNLASHLDAALWRRFDLALHFNAPTKERLDSFLKDRAAQLGVQLSRPDLRQALKAKSFSEAEAALLVAVRRHILGGS, from the coding sequence ATGCCAACGACAAGGGAGCTCACTGAGCTATTCCGCGCCATTGCCGAGAATGACAATCAGCAAGCGTCCGCCATTGCGTCGAGAATTTGCCGTAGCGAGGAAACGAAGGGGCATCGCTCGCTCGCACGAACACTGCGGGGCGCCCTCGCCGCTGGTGAGTTGAAGGGCCCATTCCCTTCCCCACAGCCGTCAGAGCCATTCTCCAATGGATCGGCGCTCTTGAGTACGGCGTTACTCCGATTGGACAGTGGCTGTCCAATCTCATCGATTACGCTGGAGCCTACACTTCGCGACGAACTCGAGACGATCATCGGCGAATGGTCCGGCAGAGACAAACTACAAAGATACGGATTGCAACCACGGTCAAAACTTCTCTTCTACGGTCCTCCGGGTTGTGGAAAGAGCATGACCGCTCGTGCGATCGCGACTGAACTTGCGATGCCCGTCTATATGGCGCGATTTGATGCCCTAATCGGCGCATATCTCGGCCAAACGGCAATACACTTGCGACAAATCTTTGATTTTGTCGAACGGACGCCATGTGTCTTGCTGCTGGATGAGCTTGATGCCCTGGGAAAACAGCGAGGTAATCCGCTTGATGTCGGGGAACTCGACCGCATCGTCATAGCTCTCATGCAAGAACTGGAGCATTCTCGGCCGCTTGGCCTGATCATCGCGACATCCAATCTGGCATCACACCTCGACGCGGCCTTGTGGCGACGGTTTGACCTGGCCCTTCACTTCAACGCTCCGACAAAGGAACGACTCGACAGCTTTCTAAAAGATCGGGCCGCGCAGTTGGGCGTACAACTATCACGACCTGACCTCAGACAAGCGCTGAAAGCTAAGAGTTTCTCGGAAGCCGAGGCTGCTCTGCTAGTTGCGGTGAGACGCCATATTCTCGGGGGAAGTTAA
- a CDS encoding aldehyde dehydrogenase family protein, with the protein MSAAAPAKPAAKKVARPNVRQTKMLIGGHWVDSESGKTFPTFHPATEEKIADVARATEKDVDRAVKAARKAFEGEWSKMDARDRGRLLSRLADIIEANKDELAALETLDNGKPIKDAMTADVPLVIDTFRYYAGWADKLTGQTIPVRGNFFSYSRREPVGVVGQIIPWNFPALMVSWKWAPALAAGCTIVMKPAEQTPLSCLRMAEWAIEAGFPPGVINVVTGFGDAGAALVKHPDVDKIAFTGSTETGQIIMKEAANTLKRVTLELGGKSPNIILADADLDAAVAGTDFGLFFNQGQCCCAGSRVFVEKKIHEQFVEKLVERANARKFGIGDPFDLETVQGPQIDKDQFDKIMSYIGKGKEAGAKCVTGGGRSGDKGFYIEPTVFDHVSDDMPIATDEIFGPVMSILPFKDVDEAVQRGNKTFYGLAAAVWTKDIAKAHAIAHKLRAGTVWVNCYDVFDAAAPFGGYKMSGIGRELGEAALSNYTEHKTVTVSLGG; encoded by the coding sequence ATGTCCGCCGCCGCACCCGCCAAGCCCGCCGCCAAAAAAGTCGCCCGTCCCAACGTCCGCCAGACCAAGATGCTCATCGGAGGCCACTGGGTCGACTCCGAGTCCGGAAAAACCTTCCCCACCTTCCACCCGGCCACCGAAGAGAAGATCGCCGACGTCGCCCGCGCCACCGAGAAAGATGTCGACCGCGCCGTGAAGGCCGCCCGCAAGGCCTTCGAAGGCGAATGGTCGAAGATGGATGCCCGCGACCGCGGCCGCCTCCTCAGCCGCCTCGCCGACATCATCGAGGCCAACAAGGACGAGCTCGCCGCCCTCGAAACCCTCGACAACGGCAAGCCCATCAAGGACGCGATGACGGCCGACGTGCCGCTCGTCATCGACACCTTCCGCTACTACGCCGGCTGGGCCGACAAGCTCACCGGCCAGACGATCCCCGTCCGCGGCAACTTCTTCTCCTACAGCCGCCGCGAACCCGTCGGCGTCGTCGGCCAGATCATCCCCTGGAACTTCCCGGCCCTCATGGTCTCCTGGAAGTGGGCCCCGGCCCTCGCCGCTGGCTGCACCATCGTCATGAAGCCCGCCGAGCAGACCCCGCTCTCCTGCCTCCGCATGGCCGAATGGGCCATCGAAGCCGGCTTCCCGCCCGGCGTCATCAATGTCGTCACCGGCTTCGGCGACGCCGGCGCCGCCCTCGTGAAGCACCCGGATGTCGACAAGATCGCCTTCACTGGCTCGACCGAGACCGGCCAGATCATCATGAAGGAGGCCGCCAACACCCTGAAACGCGTCACCCTCGAACTCGGCGGCAAGAGCCCCAACATCATCCTCGCCGATGCCGACCTCGATGCCGCCGTCGCCGGCACCGATTTCGGCCTCTTCTTCAACCAGGGCCAGTGCTGCTGCGCCGGCAGCCGCGTCTTCGTCGAGAAGAAGATCCACGAACAGTTCGTCGAAAAGCTCGTCGAGCGCGCCAACGCCAGGAAGTTCGGCATCGGCGACCCGTTCGATCTCGAAACTGTCCAGGGCCCCCAGATCGATAAAGATCAGTTCGACAAGATCATGAGCTATATCGGCAAAGGCAAAGAAGCCGGAGCCAAATGCGTCACCGGCGGCGGCCGCTCCGGCGACAAGGGCTTCTACATCGAGCCCACCGTCTTCGACCACGTGTCCGACGACATGCCCATCGCGACCGACGAAATCTTCGGACCCGTGATGAGCATCCTTCCGTTCAAGGATGTCGACGAAGCCGTCCAGCGCGGCAACAAAACCTTCTACGGCCTCGCCGCCGCCGTCTGGACCAAAGACATCGCCAAAGCCCACGCCATCGCCCACAAACTCCGCGCCGGCACCGTCTGGGTCAACTGCTACGACGTCTTCGACGCCGCCGCCCCCTTCGGCGGCTACAAGATGTCCGGCATCGGCCGAGAACTCGGCGAAGCCGCCCTGTCGAACTACACCGAACACAAAACGGTGACGGTGAGCCTTGGAGGGTAG